In the Deltaproteobacteria bacterium genome, CAGGTCGCGTGGCAACTGGGCACCGGATCGGCCGCGGATGCTGAGTTCGCGACGTACGGCTGGCGCTGGGGGTGGAACTTCTGGCGAGGGTTCTTCCACTATCGCCGCCACCGAGTGTATCAGCGTGATCCGCGACACACGCCATGACACCGCCAATCTCCGTGGTGATCCCCGTTTGCAATGGCGCGCAGACACTCAGCGATTGTTTGCACGCGCTCACCACGCAGAGTCTGGCGCGATCGGACTACGAGATCATTGTCGTCGACGACGGCTCGCGTGACGCCACGGCGGCGATCGCGCGCGGCTTCGCCGTCACGGTGTGCCTGCAGGCCAATCGCGGCGCGCCGGCGGCGCGCAACACCGGGTGGCAGGCCGCGCGCGGCGAGTGGATCGCGTTCACGGACGCGGATTGCATTCCCTCGCGCGCCTGGCTGCGGCTCCTGCTTGACGCGGTGCGGCCGATCGAGGGGGTGCCGCCCGCGCTCGGCGCCGCGGGCGCGGTGCTGGGGCATCAATCGACTACACCCGCCGCGCGCTTCGTCGATCTCAGCGCCGGCCTCGATACCGAACGCCACTTGCAGCATCCGCGGTTTCCCTTCGCGCCGAGCGGCAACGTGCTGTATCGACGCGCGGCGCTAGGCGCGGTTGGCGGTTTCGATCCGCGCTACACGGCGTACGATGCCTGCGACCTCCACACCCGCCTGTGTCGCGACCAACCCGGTGCGTTTCACTACGTGCCGCATGCGGTCGTCCTGCACCGCCATCGTACGACTTGGTCGGCCTACTGGCACCAGCAGCTCAGCTACGGCAAAGGTTACGGTCAGTTCTTGTGGCACTGGCGCGCGCAGGCGCCGTGGTCGCTGCGCCACGAGGTACACGCATGGGCTGAGATTCTGCGGCTGGGTCTCGCCGCGTGTCGCGGTGGCGACGATGACCATGCGCTGGTGCGGCGCGGCCGATTCGTGAAGACGCTGGCGCAGCGCCTCGGCTTCGTCCGCACCTATTGGAACCCAGCGGAGCGCGCGCGATGGTAGCGACACGCCTCGCCTCAAAATGGACGCCGCACGGCATCGTGCAGCGTCTGCGCAACCTCGCCAAGGAGCCGGGCGACACGACCTTGGCGTTGCACATCGGGGTGTTCTTGTGGCGGCTCCCGCGCCAGATGGAGCGCATGCCGTTGCCGCTCCTGCTCGACCGGTTGCGCGCCGGCGCGCGGCCGGACGCGCCCGACATCCACCGCGCTGCGCAGCGTATCGCCCGCCTGCGTCAGCCGTGGCTGAATCTGTCGCTGCTGCGCAATCGCAGCACCTGCTACATGCGGGCGTTGACGCTCTATCGCTTTCTTCCCACGCGCGAGCGCACGCTGCGCATTCACTTCGGTGTCGAGCCCGGTATTGATCCCGCCGATCGCCTGCGCGGCCACGCCTGGGTCACAGTGAGCAACGAAATCTTCGAGCCGCCGGACCCGCTGATCGCCGGTCGCGTGCGCGAAATCTACTGCCATCCGCCGGAGGAGTGACGGTGTCGACGCTGGCGCATCAGCTCGTGACGCTGCTGTTTGGTAACCCCGACGCGATCCAGCGCACGGCGACGGATCTCTCCGAGTCGGGCCGCTGGCCACAAATCGTGCGCTTGGCGCACGCGTGGCGCGTCACACCCGAGTTGCGCCAACAAGTGAGCGCGCGCGCCCTGCCGCTCGACGCACCGGCGCAGCGCGCGTTGCGCGAGCAGAGCGCGGCAGCCGCGGCGCACGCCACATTGGTCGCCCATCGCGCGGCAACCGCGCTGGCGCAGCTCGCGCACGCCGCGGTGCCGGCCGTCGCGTTCAAGGGCATCGGGGCCATCGCCGGTCTTTATCGCGGCGCCGGGCAACGCATGGTGAGCGATATCGACGTGCTCATTCGCAGTGCCGACATCGAGCGCAGCTGCGATGCGCTGGAGGCGATCGGCTTCACGCCCACCGTCGATCGGCTGCACGACTACATCGCCTACCTCGATCAGCGTCCCTACGAGGGCGCGTTCTCCGGCAATCACTTTCTCGTGCTGAAGGACGCCGACGGCGTCGAGATCGACCTGCACTGGCGCTTGGGCACGCGACCGCCGCCGGCGCTGACGGCAGAGGCGATCATTGCGCGCGCCGAACCCGCGGCGCTGTTCGGCATCGGCATCCATGTCGCCGCACCCCCCGACGCCATCGTCCTCGCCGCGCATCACGTGTTGCGCGACAACTTCAATCCCGCCACCGCAGTGAAGGATCTCAGCGACATCGCCGCCTGGTGGAGCGTCCAGCCGGCGCGCTGGGTCATCGCGGATGTCGCGAGTCACGCGCAGCGCAGCGGGTTGGCGGTCCCGCTGTTCGCAACGTGGATCATTCTCGTTTCGTTCAATCCCGACAGCCCGGCGCAAGCCGGGGTTGCCCACTTCGGGCGCATCTGCAACGCGGGTGAGCGCGCCGACGCGACGCGGTTATGTGAGCTGTTTCATGCCCAACTCAGCGGCCGTCGGGTGAATCTCGATCTGCTGCAACTGCTCAGTCCGACGGTGATCGCGCGCTTCCTCACCCGCCGCGTGCGGGCGCAAGCCACGGTCGACTATTTCAGCGACCGCCTGCGGCGCGAAATGGGTCTCGCGCCACACCCGACGCTGGCGCAGCGCGCGAGCCAATTGCTGCGCGACCTCACGACCCTGCGCCCGCGCACACTCGGCGGCTACCGCGCCCTGCTGCGCGTCCATCGCGCGAGCCAAGACGCACCGGAACGCGATGCGTGACGCAATGTGCAATTGGCCGCGCTTCTTCGCGCGACTCAGGCGCCAACCCGGTCCCACCAACAGCGCGCTGTCGAGCGTCGCGGAGATTCGCGTCACGATCGAGCGCATCCTCACGACCAATATCGTGCCGTTCTGGTATCCGCAGACGTTGGACCGAGAGCATGGCGGCTATCGCCTGCACCACGACCGCCGTGGCCGCTGGAAGGGACCGGCTCCCAAACGTGCGATCACGCAAGCGCGCACGATGTGGTTCTTCGCGCGGCTGGCCCGTTCGCCGTACGGAAACGAGGGACATCTCGCGGCGGCGGCACACGGGTTTGAGCTTCTGCGCGATCGGCTGTGGGACGAGCGCGACGGCGGCTTCTATTGGGAAGTTGACGCGACCGGTCGCGTTGCCACCCACACAGACAAACATGTCATCAGCCAGAGCTACGCACTCTACGCACTCGTCGAGTACGCGCTCACGTCCGGTGACGCATCCGCGACCGAGTTGGCGCAGCGCACGTTCGCGTTGATGGAGGAGTACGCGCCCGATCCGATGCATGCGGGCTACATCGAATCGTTCGAACGCGATTGGACGCCAACCGCGAGCGCGCGGCCCACAACGATGATGGGCGTGCCGCCATCGGTGAAATCGCTGAACGCGCACCTTCACATCTTGGAAACCTACACGCGCTACCTTCTGCTCACGGGCGATGAACTGGCGCGGCAGCGTCTCGTCGAGCTCATCTCGCTACTGAGCGAAGCCGTGGTGCGTCCGAATGGCGCGTGTACCGATCAACACCAACGCGACTGGACGCCGCTCCTCGCACCCGCGACGGCGCGCGTGATTTACGGCCATGATCTTGAGAACGTCTGGCTGCTGATGGACGCGGTAGACGCAATCGGCGAATCGCAGGCGCGCTTGCTGCCGATCTACGAGCGCATCGTGGCGTACTCGCTCGCCTACGGCGGCGATCGCGAACACGGCGGTTTCTTCGCCAGCGGTCCGCTCGGCAGTGCCGCCGATCGCCGCCTGAAGATCTGGTGGGCGCAAGCGGAAGCGCTGGTCGCCACGCTGCGCATGCATCGCCTGACCGACGACGCGCGCTACTGGGAGAGCTTCACACGTACGCTCGACTGGGTCGTGCGTCACCAAGTCGATTGGCGACACGGCGACTGGCACGCCGACATCCTACCGAACGGAAGAGTTTCGGGTGACAAAGCCGGCCCGTGGAAATCGCCGTATCACAATGGGCGGGCGATGTTGTGTTGTCTCGAACTACTATCGCGCGAGCCGTTGGGCACGGCTGTCAGCTAGCCCGAATGTGACAGAAGACTCACCGCCGAGAACGCGGAGATCGCAGAGAGTAGAGTTGGCTCGGCGTTCTCGGCGTGCCCTGCGGTAAATCCGTTCTTGTTGTCTCAGGGCTTCAGGCGCTCAAGAAACGCGACCGTTGCAGCGGCCGCGTTGTGCGCCGCCAGCTTGTAGTAGACGGCGAACTGAATCGGGAATGGCGGCAGATTGAGCGGATCGCCGGCCCCGTCCGACACGGCACGGAAGGCGATGAACGGAACGCCATGCGCCGCGACCTCGCGGGCGATCGCGGCGGTCTCCATGTCCTTGGCGATTGGCGCGTCAGCCGCGACCGCCGCAGCGGCTCCCCGCACGCTGCCGTTGCTCGCGGCCGCGGTGGGCGCATCCAATTCGTCATCGCAACCCAAGATGTCGCCGCCGCCGAGTTGGCAGGGTTGGGGGACGCTTCCGAATGTGTCGCTGCTCTCGCCGACACCCCCCACCGTGATCGCCGGCTGGTGGAGCAGACACACAGGAACATCCGGGGAGACGTCCGGCACGATGAGACAGTGCTCGAAAGACACGGTGCCTGAAACGGCGATCGCGTTGGCCATGTCGAGCCACTTCGGCGTGGCTGGGTAAGCAGTGGCAGCGCCCTTGAACCTCCACGTCGTCGGCACGACGACATCGCCGATTCGCAGCGTGCTGCCGGCAACCGCCGAGACGACGATTCCCGCTACGTCGAAGTTGTCGAGGAGCGTGCGCGTAGTGTTACCCGCGTTCACCAGCCCGACGCCGGTGAGCGCGAGCACCACCGGAACACCACCGAGCCGCCCAATCCGAAAGACCCGGCCATCGATCGTGATCTTCTTGCTGATGG is a window encoding:
- a CDS encoding glycosyltransferase: MTPPISVVIPVCNGAQTLSDCLHALTTQSLARSDYEIIVVDDGSRDATAAIARGFAVTVCLQANRGAPAARNTGWQAARGEWIAFTDADCIPSRAWLRLLLDAVRPIEGVPPALGAAGAVLGHQSTTPAARFVDLSAGLDTERHLQHPRFPFAPSGNVLYRRAALGAVGGFDPRYTAYDACDLHTRLCRDQPGAFHYVPHAVVLHRHRTTWSAYWHQQLSYGKGYGQFLWHWRAQAPWSLRHEVHAWAEILRLGLAACRGGDDDHALVRRGRFVKTLAQRLGFVRTYWNPAERARW
- a CDS encoding lasso peptide biosynthesis B2 protein, giving the protein MVATRLASKWTPHGIVQRLRNLAKEPGDTTLALHIGVFLWRLPRQMERMPLPLLLDRLRAGARPDAPDIHRAAQRIARLRQPWLNLSLLRNRSTCYMRALTLYRFLPTRERTLRIHFGVEPGIDPADRLRGHAWVTVSNEIFEPPDPLIAGRVREIYCHPPEE
- a CDS encoding nucleotidyltransferase family protein, which produces MSTLAHQLVTLLFGNPDAIQRTATDLSESGRWPQIVRLAHAWRVTPELRQQVSARALPLDAPAQRALREQSAAAAAHATLVAHRAATALAQLAHAAVPAVAFKGIGAIAGLYRGAGQRMVSDIDVLIRSADIERSCDALEAIGFTPTVDRLHDYIAYLDQRPYEGAFSGNHFLVLKDADGVEIDLHWRLGTRPPPALTAEAIIARAEPAALFGIGIHVAAPPDAIVLAAHHVLRDNFNPATAVKDLSDIAAWWSVQPARWVIADVASHAQRSGLAVPLFATWIILVSFNPDSPAQAGVAHFGRICNAGERADATRLCELFHAQLSGRRVNLDLLQLLSPTVIARFLTRRVRAQATVDYFSDRLRREMGLAPHPTLAQRASQLLRDLTTLRPRTLGGYRALLRVHRASQDAPERDA
- a CDS encoding AGE family epimerase/isomerase produces the protein MRDAMCNWPRFFARLRRQPGPTNSALSSVAEIRVTIERILTTNIVPFWYPQTLDREHGGYRLHHDRRGRWKGPAPKRAITQARTMWFFARLARSPYGNEGHLAAAAHGFELLRDRLWDERDGGFYWEVDATGRVATHTDKHVISQSYALYALVEYALTSGDASATELAQRTFALMEEYAPDPMHAGYIESFERDWTPTASARPTTMMGVPPSVKSLNAHLHILETYTRYLLLTGDELARQRLVELISLLSEAVVRPNGACTDQHQRDWTPLLAPATARVIYGHDLENVWLLMDAVDAIGESQARLLPIYERIVAYSLAYGGDREHGGFFASGPLGSAADRRLKIWWAQAEALVATLRMHRLTDDARYWESFTRTLDWVVRHQVDWRHGDWHADILPNGRVSGDKAGPWKSPYHNGRAMLCCLELLSREPLGTAVS
- a CDS encoding 5'-methylthioadenosine/S-adenosylhomocysteine nucleosidase, whose product is MKKLEVVPIGSQHPSSRSRAVVAAVLALSVFACGTDDDAGAPPRPVAVLSAFPAELAPLVVQATISKKITIDGRVFRIGRLGGVPVVLALTGVGLVNAGNTTRTLLDNFDVAGIVVSAVAGSTLRIGDVVVPTTWRFKGAATAYPATPKWLDMANAIAVSGTVSFEHCLIVPDVSPDVPVCLLHQPAITVGGVGESSDTFGSVPQPCQLGGGDILGCDDELDAPTAAASNGSVRGAAAAVAADAPIAKDMETAAIAREVAAHGVPFIAFRAVSDGAGDPLNLPPFPIQFAVYYKLAAHNAAAATVAFLERLKP